One Pristiophorus japonicus isolate sPriJap1 chromosome 19, sPriJap1.hap1, whole genome shotgun sequence genomic window carries:
- the LOC139229751 gene encoding N(G),N(G)-dimethylarginine dimethylaminohydrolase 1-like isoform X2, which yields MREKKININSYLDPWVLPLRDPRCPHHLSRAVRTAAGKATILAEYRRGKAELRARRRHQERAAVLLAFCPRLLAQLNFPDSPGTLVIAAGREFFVGISKWTNHKGAEYVADAFKDFTVSIVHIPEPHHLKSFCSMGGPSTIVIGSSEVARKAIKAMEELTDYQYHKLSVPDDAAANCIYARVGNKSNTLVHRTAEEFSESSKAFKKLPDYTLIPASCTEVAKLGAALSSCSILINKKF from the exons ATGCgggaaaaaaaaataaacataaactCTTACCTTGATCCCTGGGTGCTACCGCTCCGGGATCCTCGATGTCCCCACCACCTTTCTCGGGCTGTACGAAcggctgccggtaaggccaccattCTTGCCGAATATCGCCGCGGCAAGGCGGAGCTGCGCGCTCGACGGCGTCACCAGGAACGTGCAGCGGTACTTCTTGCCTTTTGCCCTCGCCTCCTCGCCCAACTGAATTTTCCCGACAGCCCAGGGACCCTGGTCATCGCCGCCG GGCGCGAATTCTTCGTTGGCATCTCGAAATGGACCAATCACAAAGGAGCAGAATATGTGGCGGATGCGTTCAAG GATTTTACAGTTTCCATTGTGCACATCCCTGAACCCCATCATTTGAAGAGTTTCTGCAGCATGGGAGGTCCCAGCACCATTGTCATTGGAAGCAGCGAGGTTGCCCGAAAGGCAATCAAG GCAATGGAGGAGCTGACCGACTACCAATATCACAAGCTGAGTGTGCCTGATGATGCTGCAGCTAATTGCATCTACGCCCGGGTTGGTAATAagagcaacaccctggtccatcggACAGCAGAGGAGTTTTCAGAAAGTTCAAAG GCCTTCAAGAAGCTTCCAGACTACACACTGATCCCGGCCTCCTGCACGGAAGTGGCGAAACTGGGCGCTGCCCTCAGCTCCTGTTCCATTCTGATCAATAAGAAGTTTTGA